Proteins co-encoded in one Cupriavidus nantongensis genomic window:
- a CDS encoding PIN domain-containing protein, protein MRAFEIEISKPTNADSFENMCTDVYGVVFDDPTPKRNGRSGQKQGGVDIFVTSRAGRIGIQCKRYVDGGVTTKTIDDEVAAADAAGWKIVRLIIATTAASDTALVKHAQEVSDLRQANGQFLVEVESWTEICNHIQRYDALHPKYSPNSAGGAIAVLREQGERTGAQIAAMPATMEATFKAALLQMLPTGRTDSPNGLVTRQLDKVNDLLRGLKFQAAQELLATLETEIASFDRHQKARWTLQNGIAHWQQNREEVAAEWFLRAYDLFWDDERIAANKIRAHIIQGDLKLANAEGARLLGLFPLSLHVWLAATNARICENEDLTEAELPARFREEADALQMMAYAFYRQQSDLAVTYARRALRAKDAGLFTRKGAAGIIVSVAGKDGISADFDAYAEDLREGLDEVIAAFEPAATELWRIENSQHRAEAASHVALAHMLTGKPGVALAICERIETEIPEYADNVAALHIGSLLFLRRHEDLVKFSIAHLNALDEDGLLLAAETAANRGESEAFARITHALREHAPDEKPVVKLLEMVCACNSGQSEKVVKEVSETPADGLDLITLSAFAGLMLNAGRDSEALRFVEVIKKRVSTHSSSRERLIVADILIRADQFSDAVGLLESVDPSGRSLPIQTRRLRALLFGGYRRKSKDLLEKVPPEWLSDDAFRRLAMGVAQEANDWSQLELLARLHREAHPERAEAWVFWYQVVLHTRPPAQIRNAFSEAPERLTGTLKQIAHLAAAELQYGKPEVGYARLYRMFRSNMDDVSAASSYLMGVLIGHRARHGRTHFPEVRPGSMVTLEGADRSIVKIVIDPAGMTDLPKSARFLAADSPLAKTMLGLACGDTVDIEGTFDVRNFTIREISDAHQGLGEYAHELLSKSLEPAPGLQLFSLTEKEDGNLDVSPIHDRLKAQTQRSKSVMEQYAESKLPLGLCAQMLGADGMQMVFSWDQRNPPLASGVTTAPELEAASALLLDQSFPVVMDALTLAELVRFGQGDLLSVLPRVYVCRGTYDRFKQAEVEALDSRAEGHAADIDGQFAFLPITEEARKWKASQYTEALRLMDEHCEVCPVYGPEQMPHELILLKDLLDTDTYDALALCLEKGAALFSVDERLRNWVYGVFGIKGVFPYLVAMKGLQDGKISRGDHAEFALNSALHNRTVFALHADDVFWGLQQPQMAARTLEFVATHLATALNRRYAIGLARDLIQGMPNVSMQYGAVVEFVKFIANGLFRRKDNVTGMREGFARWLRQVADMLFAYTSPYPATREIPREDKAEFLNVLEHGLETGIALAGEGGAIEPPAIGALYCRTGFVVHQPNAKALTNVTVSPATAS, encoded by the coding sequence ATGCGCGCGTTCGAGATCGAGATCTCAAAGCCAACGAATGCTGACAGCTTCGAAAACATGTGCACGGATGTCTACGGTGTCGTGTTCGACGATCCGACTCCAAAGAGGAACGGCAGATCAGGGCAGAAGCAGGGCGGTGTAGACATTTTCGTTACATCAAGAGCCGGTCGAATTGGCATCCAGTGCAAGCGGTATGTCGATGGCGGGGTGACCACCAAGACAATTGATGATGAGGTTGCCGCGGCCGACGCGGCGGGTTGGAAGATTGTCCGCCTCATAATTGCCACGACAGCTGCAAGCGACACGGCGCTCGTCAAGCACGCACAGGAAGTCAGCGACCTTCGGCAGGCCAATGGCCAATTCTTGGTCGAAGTGGAATCGTGGACCGAGATATGCAACCACATCCAACGATACGACGCATTGCATCCGAAATACTCCCCAAACAGCGCGGGCGGTGCCATTGCGGTGCTACGTGAGCAGGGAGAAAGGACTGGGGCGCAGATCGCTGCCATGCCTGCGACGATGGAAGCAACATTCAAGGCGGCACTATTGCAGATGTTGCCTACAGGTCGGACAGATTCACCGAATGGGCTTGTGACGAGGCAGCTTGACAAGGTGAACGACCTGCTGCGCGGCCTGAAATTTCAGGCTGCGCAGGAGTTGCTTGCCACTCTCGAAACCGAGATCGCGAGCTTCGACAGACATCAGAAGGCGCGCTGGACTCTTCAGAATGGCATTGCACACTGGCAACAGAATCGTGAGGAGGTCGCTGCTGAGTGGTTTCTACGTGCCTATGACCTGTTTTGGGATGACGAGCGCATCGCCGCTAACAAAATCCGAGCGCATATCATCCAGGGAGACCTCAAGCTTGCCAACGCTGAAGGGGCACGCCTGCTAGGCCTATTCCCGCTTTCGCTCCATGTTTGGCTAGCGGCTACCAATGCTCGAATCTGCGAGAACGAGGACTTGACGGAAGCCGAATTGCCGGCGCGCTTCAGAGAAGAAGCAGATGCGCTGCAAATGATGGCCTACGCCTTTTATCGGCAACAGAGCGACTTGGCGGTAACCTACGCACGGCGAGCTTTACGCGCAAAGGATGCAGGCCTTTTCACCCGCAAAGGGGCCGCAGGCATCATCGTTAGCGTCGCAGGAAAGGACGGGATTTCCGCGGACTTCGACGCCTACGCCGAAGATTTGCGTGAGGGTCTCGATGAGGTAATCGCCGCGTTCGAGCCTGCGGCAACAGAACTATGGCGGATCGAAAATAGCCAGCACAGGGCCGAAGCTGCCTCGCACGTGGCGCTTGCCCACATGCTAACCGGCAAGCCTGGCGTGGCGCTCGCCATATGCGAGCGAATCGAAACGGAAATTCCTGAGTATGCCGATAACGTGGCCGCCCTACACATCGGATCCTTGCTCTTCCTCCGCCGGCACGAGGATCTTGTTAAATTTTCCATAGCCCACCTCAATGCGCTGGACGAAGACGGATTGCTCCTTGCGGCCGAAACGGCCGCAAACCGAGGCGAGTCCGAGGCATTTGCTCGCATCACTCACGCATTGCGCGAGCATGCGCCGGACGAGAAACCGGTTGTCAAGCTGCTTGAAATGGTGTGCGCGTGCAACTCCGGCCAATCCGAAAAGGTGGTCAAGGAAGTCAGTGAGACGCCCGCTGATGGCCTTGATCTGATTACACTCAGCGCCTTTGCGGGGCTGATGCTCAATGCCGGCCGTGACAGCGAAGCGCTCCGGTTTGTCGAGGTCATAAAGAAGCGAGTCTCCACCCATTCGAGTTCGCGCGAGCGTCTGATCGTCGCGGATATTTTGATTCGCGCCGATCAGTTCTCCGACGCCGTCGGCCTCTTGGAGTCGGTGGACCCCAGCGGCCGCAGCCTACCAATTCAGACGCGACGACTGCGTGCCCTATTGTTTGGTGGGTACCGGCGAAAGTCAAAAGACCTCCTGGAAAAAGTGCCACCCGAATGGCTTTCAGATGACGCCTTCCGCCGCCTAGCGATGGGCGTCGCACAAGAAGCCAATGACTGGAGCCAGCTCGAACTGCTTGCGAGACTGCATCGCGAGGCCCATCCAGAGCGGGCGGAAGCATGGGTCTTTTGGTACCAAGTTGTTCTTCATACCAGACCACCCGCACAAATCCGAAACGCCTTCAGCGAGGCGCCCGAGCGTCTTACGGGGACCCTGAAGCAGATCGCGCACTTGGCGGCGGCAGAGTTGCAGTATGGCAAGCCAGAGGTCGGGTACGCGCGGCTTTATCGCATGTTCCGCTCGAACATGGACGACGTCAGTGCCGCCTCCTCCTATCTAATGGGAGTTTTGATCGGTCACCGAGCCAGACACGGTAGAACACACTTTCCGGAGGTGAGGCCTGGCTCCATGGTGACGCTTGAGGGCGCGGACAGGAGCATCGTAAAAATCGTGATCGATCCTGCAGGCATGACGGATCTGCCGAAATCTGCGAGATTCCTTGCTGCGGACAGCCCGCTGGCGAAAACGATGCTAGGACTGGCATGCGGCGACACCGTTGACATCGAGGGAACGTTCGATGTTCGCAATTTCACGATTCGTGAGATCAGTGATGCTCATCAAGGACTGGGCGAGTACGCGCACGAACTCTTGTCGAAATCGCTAGAACCCGCGCCTGGTCTGCAGCTCTTCAGCCTGACCGAGAAAGAGGATGGGAACCTGGATGTCTCGCCCATCCATGACCGACTCAAGGCGCAAACGCAACGTAGCAAATCGGTAATGGAGCAATACGCCGAGAGCAAGCTTCCGCTTGGCTTGTGTGCGCAAATGCTCGGCGCCGACGGCATGCAAATGGTCTTCAGTTGGGACCAGCGCAACCCTCCGCTCGCAAGTGGTGTCACCACAGCGCCAGAGCTTGAGGCCGCAAGTGCATTGTTGCTCGACCAATCGTTCCCCGTTGTGATGGACGCGCTCACGCTGGCTGAACTTGTCCGCTTTGGACAGGGTGATCTTCTCTCAGTGTTGCCACGGGTGTATGTTTGCCGGGGGACCTACGATCGATTCAAACAAGCGGAAGTCGAGGCGTTGGATTCTCGCGCAGAGGGACATGCGGCCGATATAGATGGGCAGTTCGCATTCTTGCCTATCACGGAAGAGGCTCGCAAGTGGAAGGCAAGCCAATATACCGAAGCATTGAGGCTAATGGACGAACACTGCGAAGTTTGCCCGGTGTATGGGCCGGAGCAAATGCCTCACGAACTCATCCTTCTAAAGGATCTTCTCGATACAGATACCTATGACGCGCTCGCGTTGTGCCTCGAAAAGGGGGCAGCCTTGTTCTCGGTGGATGAACGCCTTAGGAACTGGGTCTATGGAGTGTTTGGTATCAAGGGTGTGTTCCCCTATCTCGTGGCGATGAAGGGCTTGCAGGACGGCAAGATCTCACGTGGTGATCACGCAGAGTTCGCCCTCAACTCGGCGCTGCACAATCGCACCGTTTTCGCCCTTCATGCAGATGACGTCTTTTGGGGACTCCAGCAGCCGCAGATGGCGGCGCGGACGCTTGAATTTGTTGCCACCCACCTCGCAACCGCGCTCAATCGCCGGTACGCGATCGGCCTAGCGCGCGACCTGATTCAAGGAATGCCAAACGTGTCCATGCAGTACGGCGCAGTTGTAGAGTTCGTGAAATTTATCGCCAATGGCTTGTTTCGCAGAAAGGATAACGTCACAGGAATGCGCGAGGGCTTTGCCCGATGGTTGCGGCAAGTAGCGGACATGTTGTTTGCTTATACCTCGCCGTATCCCGCTACACGAGAGATTCCCAGGGAAGACAAGGCTGAATTTCTCAACGTGCTGGAGCATGGCTTAGAAACGGGAATTGCATTGGCCGGGGAGGGCGGCGCGATAGAGCCGCCCGCGATCGGAGCGCTCTATTGCAGAACCGGCTTCGTCGTTCATCAGCCAAATGCGAAAGCGCTCACAAACGTCACGGTGTCACCGGCAACGGCAAGCTAA
- a CDS encoding IS5 family transposase produces the protein MRGADTFTESLFTMRRLDDFVPKSHPLRSIRAMANQALVKMDRLFAQMYEDDIKGGQPSIAPEKLLRAMLLQVLYSVRSERQLMEQTQYNLLFRWFIGLSMDDTVWVPTVFTKNRERLIKHDAVIQFFNEVLAIAQKKNWLSGEHFSVDGTLIQAWAGHKSFVRKDGGDDKDDNDGANFKGRTRSNETHESKTDPDAKLYRKGKTASELRYMGHTLSDNRHGLVVSAMVTNADGHAEREAAKVMLNDARQVTDDPNTEITVGADKGYDAQEFIQACLELKVTPHVAQNTSGRRSAVPDAIACSAGYAVSQQKRKLIEQGFGWVKTVGRMRQVMVRGLKRVDQMFVLSMAAYNLVRMRSLGQIRPQLQ, from the coding sequence ATGCGCGGCGCAGATACCTTCACGGAAAGTTTGTTCACTATGCGGAGGCTGGATGATTTCGTGCCGAAGTCCCACCCGCTGCGCTCGATCCGCGCCATGGCCAACCAGGCGCTGGTAAAGATGGACCGGTTGTTCGCACAGATGTACGAGGACGATATCAAGGGTGGCCAGCCCAGCATCGCGCCGGAGAAGTTGCTGCGGGCCATGCTGCTGCAGGTGCTCTACAGCGTTCGCTCCGAACGCCAACTCATGGAGCAGACGCAGTACAACCTGCTGTTTCGCTGGTTCATCGGGCTGTCGATGGACGACACCGTTTGGGTGCCCACGGTCTTCACCAAGAACCGCGAGCGGCTGATCAAGCATGATGCGGTGATCCAGTTTTTCAACGAGGTGCTGGCCATCGCGCAGAAGAAGAACTGGCTGTCGGGCGAGCACTTCAGCGTGGACGGCACGCTGATTCAGGCGTGGGCAGGCCACAAGAGCTTCGTGCGCAAGGACGGCGGCGACGACAAGGACGACAACGACGGCGCCAACTTCAAAGGTCGCACGCGCAGCAACGAGACGCACGAGTCCAAGACCGATCCCGATGCCAAGCTGTACCGCAAGGGCAAAACTGCGAGTGAACTTCGCTATATGGGTCATACCCTGAGCGACAACCGTCACGGCCTGGTGGTGAGCGCCATGGTGACCAATGCGGACGGACATGCTGAGCGCGAGGCCGCGAAGGTGATGCTCAACGATGCCCGACAGGTGACGGACGACCCGAACACCGAAATCACGGTGGGTGCAGACAAGGGCTACGACGCGCAAGAGTTCATTCAAGCCTGCCTGGAACTGAAGGTGACGCCCCACGTGGCACAGAACACCTCGGGGCGCCGCTCGGCCGTTCCTGATGCCATTGCTTGCAGCGCCGGGTATGCCGTTTCGCAGCAAAAGCGCAAGCTGATCGAACAAGGCTTCGGATGGGTCAAGACTGTCGGGCGCATGCGCCAGGTGATGGTGCGTGGACTGAAGCGAGTCGACCAGATGTTCGTGCTGAGCATGGCCGCCTACAACCTCGTGCGCATGCGCTCACTGGGACAAATCCGTCCGCAGTTGCAGTAA
- a CDS encoding DMT family transporter: protein MSIRSAAPALAAALLFGASTPLAKTLTGSVSPLLLAGLLYLGSGLGLGGYLLLRRLARKPANQPPSQPPIPRHEIPWLLGAILAGGVAGPALLMTGLVVTNAASASLLLNVEGVFTALIAWIVFKENADRQIVLGMIAIVAGGVLLSWQPEAAALSPGALLIVAACGCWAIDNNLTRKVSSNDAVLIACLKGLVAGACNTGFALAAGAKLSAGLPLASALLIGFVGYGVSLALFVIALRHLGTARTGAYFSVAPLFGVAISFALWPEIPSVLFWLAAALMALGVWLHLRERHEHEHIHEAMEHTHAHRHDEHHQHEHDFPWDGLEPHTHAHRHAPIVHKHPHYPDIHHRHSH, encoded by the coding sequence ATGTCCATTCGTTCTGCCGCCCCCGCGCTCGCTGCTGCACTACTGTTCGGAGCAAGTACGCCGCTGGCCAAAACCCTGACGGGTTCTGTCTCGCCACTGTTGCTAGCGGGCCTGTTGTATCTGGGGAGCGGTTTGGGTCTAGGTGGATACCTGCTTCTAAGACGGCTTGCTCGGAAGCCTGCTAACCAGCCGCCATCGCAACCGCCAATCCCACGTCACGAGATTCCATGGCTGTTGGGAGCGATCCTGGCTGGCGGCGTTGCTGGTCCGGCGCTTCTGATGACCGGCCTTGTCGTCACGAACGCCGCCTCTGCCTCGCTCCTGTTGAACGTCGAAGGCGTCTTCACCGCGCTTATCGCCTGGATTGTGTTCAAAGAGAATGCCGACCGGCAAATCGTGCTCGGCATGATCGCCATCGTTGCCGGAGGCGTCCTGCTGTCCTGGCAACCAGAGGCCGCCGCCTTGTCCCCGGGTGCGCTGCTTATCGTCGCAGCCTGCGGATGCTGGGCAATCGACAACAACCTTACCCGCAAGGTGTCATCGAATGACGCCGTCCTGATCGCGTGCCTGAAGGGCTTGGTGGCAGGTGCATGCAATACCGGATTCGCACTGGCAGCCGGCGCCAAGCTGTCGGCCGGACTACCGCTGGCATCGGCGCTGCTGATCGGATTCGTTGGCTATGGTGTGAGCTTGGCGCTGTTTGTGATCGCGCTTCGCCACCTTGGTACCGCCAGGACGGGGGCTTACTTCTCGGTGGCACCACTGTTTGGCGTGGCGATCTCTTTCGCGTTATGGCCGGAGATACCCAGTGTCCTGTTTTGGCTTGCTGCAGCGCTGATGGCGTTAGGCGTGTGGCTGCATCTGCGGGAACGGCACGAGCATGAGCATATCCACGAGGCGATGGAACACACCCATGCCCACCGCCACGACGAACATCACCAGCATGAGCATGATTTTCCGTGGGACGGGTTGGAGCCGCACACGCATGCCCACAGGCATGCCCCGATAGTTCACAAGCATCCTCACTATCCGGATATTCATCACAGACATTCGCACTGA
- a CDS encoding H-NS family nucleoid-associated regulatory protein: protein MPPALLQDSDTQLLRERAETILWIKTQMARYGLHLADLQNAGCFSEGASLANASARPICFRDAYGHAWDGHGDLPDWLQRAVNAGQSIEHFRVKP from the coding sequence ATGCCTCCTGCCCTTCTCCAGGATTCCGACACCCAACTGTTGCGCGAGCGCGCCGAGACGATCCTATGGATCAAGACGCAAATGGCCAGATATGGCCTGCATCTGGCCGACCTGCAGAACGCAGGCTGCTTTTCTGAAGGAGCGTCGCTCGCCAATGCCTCCGCCCGTCCGATTTGCTTCCGAGACGCTTATGGCCACGCGTGGGATGGTCACGGCGATCTGCCGGACTGGCTGCAGCGCGCCGTGAACGCTGGCCAGTCGATCGAGCATTTTCGTGTAAAGCCATAG
- the istA gene encoding IS21 family transposase, translating into MTIGVELEAQILRYYHVEKWRAGTIARQLHVHRDTVQRVLAQAGLPRIGSVQRPSQIDAYLPFIHETLKKFPSLTASRLYAMVTERGYRGSQHHFRHMIALHRPRPQPEAYLRLRTLPGEQGQVDWGHFGHLQIGRARRPLMAFVMVLSWSRQIYLRFYLDARMDSFLAGHAGAFEAWSGLPRVLLYDNLKSAVLERQGDAIRFHPTLLAFAAHHRYEPRPVAVARGNEKGRVERAIRYVRESFFAGRTVTDLDELNAQAAHWCAGLAADRPCREEPTISVREAFSREQPSLLALPENPYPCELQLAVKVGKTPYVRFDLNDYTIPHTHVRRTLTVRASPRQVRILDGTELLATHERSYDRGAQIEIAAHINALVERKREARHHRGLDHLARAAPASQALLQRAAERGGNLGNITTHLLRLLDRYGAAELQAAIEEILASDAAPHQNPVRLALERRREARQAPPPVGIHLPEHVRHKDKLVIPHRLDIYDQLTGDANEHA; encoded by the coding sequence ATGACCATTGGAGTAGAACTTGAAGCCCAGATCCTGCGTTACTACCACGTCGAGAAATGGCGCGCCGGCACCATCGCGCGCCAGTTGCATGTGCACCGCGACACCGTCCAGCGTGTGCTGGCGCAGGCCGGCCTGCCCAGGATTGGCAGCGTGCAGCGGCCGTCGCAGATCGACGCCTACCTGCCATTCATCCATGAGACGTTGAAGAAGTTCCCGTCGCTCACGGCCAGCCGCCTGTATGCGATGGTGACCGAACGCGGCTACCGCGGGAGCCAGCACCACTTCCGGCACATGATCGCGCTGCACCGGCCGCGCCCACAGCCGGAAGCCTATCTGCGTCTGCGTACCTTGCCGGGCGAACAAGGGCAAGTCGATTGGGGTCACTTCGGCCATCTGCAGATCGGCCGCGCACGCCGGCCGCTGATGGCCTTCGTGATGGTGCTGTCATGGTCGCGGCAGATCTATCTGCGCTTCTACCTTGATGCACGCATGGACAGCTTCCTGGCCGGCCATGCCGGTGCCTTCGAAGCCTGGTCCGGCCTTCCCAGGGTCCTGCTCTACGACAACCTGAAGAGTGCCGTGCTGGAACGCCAGGGCGATGCGATCCGTTTCCATCCGACACTGCTCGCGTTCGCGGCGCATCACCGCTACGAGCCCCGGCCGGTTGCCGTCGCCCGTGGCAACGAGAAGGGGCGCGTCGAGCGCGCCATCCGCTATGTACGCGAGAGCTTCTTCGCCGGACGCACCGTGACCGACCTCGATGAGCTCAACGCCCAAGCCGCCCATTGGTGTGCGGGACTTGCGGCCGATCGTCCCTGCCGGGAAGAACCGACGATCAGCGTACGCGAGGCGTTCTCCCGCGAGCAGCCCAGCCTGCTCGCCTTGCCGGAGAATCCCTATCCATGCGAACTGCAACTGGCTGTCAAGGTCGGCAAGACACCGTATGTGCGCTTCGATCTGAATGACTACACGATCCCGCATACGCATGTGCGACGCACGCTCACGGTGCGGGCCAGTCCCCGGCAGGTACGCATCCTCGATGGCACGGAACTGCTCGCCACTCATGAGCGCAGTTACGATCGCGGCGCGCAGATAGAGATTGCCGCGCACATCAATGCCTTGGTCGAACGCAAACGCGAAGCCCGCCACCATCGCGGACTTGACCATCTGGCTCGGGCGGCGCCGGCCAGCCAGGCGCTGCTGCAGCGCGCAGCGGAACGGGGCGGCAATCTGGGCAACATCACCACCCACCTGCTGCGGCTGCTCGACCGCTATGGCGCCGCTGAATTGCAAGCGGCGATCGAGGAAATCCTCGCCAGCGATGCGGCGCCTCACCAGAATCCGGTGCGCCTGGCGCTGGAGCGCCGGCGCGAGGCGCGCCAGGCACCGCCGCCCGTGGGTATCCATCTACCTGAACACGTCCGGCACAAGGACAAGCTGGTGATACCCCACCGCCTCGACATCTACGATCAGCTCACGGGAGATGCCAATGAACACGCCTGA
- the istB gene encoding IS21-like element helper ATPase IstB yields MNTPENLQSRANALRLHGLLAHWPEVADAGWVAPLLQWEEEERSRRSLERRIRDARLGNFKPLCDFDWAWPTRCDRAAVEELMSLEFVKDSANVVLIGPNGVGKSTLALNLAYQALVQGHTALFTTAGQMLGELAALDSDSALRRRLHRYASPDVLVIDEVGYLSYSNRHADLLFELISRRYGATSTVVTTNRPFAEWSEVFPNAACVVSLVDRLVHRAEVIAIEGESYRVKEARERADQRAKKRSVARAEKKPS; encoded by the coding sequence ATGAACACGCCTGAGAACCTGCAAAGCCGTGCGAACGCCTTGCGCCTGCATGGGCTACTGGCACACTGGCCGGAGGTCGCCGACGCCGGCTGGGTGGCGCCGCTGCTGCAATGGGAAGAAGAGGAGCGCTCGCGCCGCTCGCTGGAGCGACGCATCCGGGATGCCCGACTGGGCAACTTCAAGCCCTTGTGCGACTTCGACTGGGCCTGGCCGACGCGCTGCGACCGGGCCGCCGTCGAAGAATTGATGTCGCTGGAGTTCGTCAAGGACTCGGCCAACGTCGTGCTGATCGGCCCGAACGGCGTCGGCAAATCGACCCTGGCGCTGAATCTGGCCTATCAGGCGCTCGTCCAAGGGCACACAGCGCTGTTCACCACCGCCGGCCAGATGCTCGGCGAGCTGGCCGCCCTCGACAGCGATTCGGCCTTGCGTCGACGCCTGCACCGCTATGCCTCGCCGGACGTTCTGGTCATCGACGAGGTCGGCTACCTGTCGTACTCGAACCGACATGCCGATCTGCTGTTCGAGCTCATCAGTCGCCGATATGGCGCCACCAGTACGGTGGTTACAACAAACAGACCATTCGCCGAATGGTCGGAGGTGTTCCCGAACGCCGCCTGCGTCGTCTCGCTGGTTGACCGACTGGTGCATCGTGCCGAAGTCATCGCGATCGAGGGCGAGTCGTATCGCGTCAAGGAAGCGCGTGAGCGGGCCGATCAGCGAGCAAAGAAACGCAGCGTGGCCCGGGCGGAGAAAAAGCCATCATGA